The Carassius gibelio isolate Cgi1373 ecotype wild population from Czech Republic chromosome B18, carGib1.2-hapl.c, whole genome shotgun sequence sequence ACATTATTTGCAGCCtccttcttaaagggacagttacaCTTAtccaaaagtctctctctctctctttcaaaggCTGTCATTTCTCTCTTGTAATTATGCTAAAATGTctcattatttgaatgtttttgtgtgATAATGGGTCGTAATGGAATTAAATGAAAGCATAATTAAATCTCTGTGGTGTGTGTTACAGATCAGTGCGCATGCAGTGAGGAGACGTCGGAATGCACTTGCTTGTTGGACCTTCATCCCAGTGAGGTGCGTAAAAATCCACAGCAAACCAGCAGCATCCCCTGCGAACCAGCCTTCAGTGTCCTGAGACGGTGTTTGTTCTAAACACGTACAAGACCATTAACATTTATAACAAGAATTTTGATGCAGTCTCTCTACTATAGTAAGACTTTAGTGCTGGAAGTTCCTCAGAGTCCGTGACAGTGTTAATATCTAGCTCTTCTACACAATTCAACAGGGCTAGTGAAATTATCAACAGTGATTTAATTGAGAgtattaatatgaaaaataattataataattaatatagtaGAATATTTgcattgatgcaaaaaaaatctgCAAGAAAATCTGTCTATTAACACGTTTTAAAATAAAGaccatttatattcatatttgcaGTTCTATATTCAGGGTTtatgatatttatataaattatataatttatacatttacagaATATATTGAGAATTATAACTTTATTTCCATTCTTGCATTAAGATTTAGCGATATAGTCAGacttaatattatatattcatgTATAACTTGAAAACCAGTTTGTGATTTTATGGCtataataaatgatcattttgagTTGTATCATCTCTCTTATGAGGTAAGAGAGGTATTGTTGGCAATGACCTTTGAATCCTGTTTAAGCATTAAGTGTGAACAGACCTGTTGAGATGATCTTTAGTGAAACATACACTTTCCTTGGATGTGATTGGTGGAGGGTCAGAACAAAATCATATACATTACTGTAAGTAATTTTATATGATGGTATTTGTGTATATCACAATATAGTGATATGGGATGACATTCaacaacaatttttattttattttaatatatatttattattagtagtatttttaaatattaaacagccATGTGGGAATACATATTTTTGTATAACACAGCAAACTTTAAGTTTTGAAAGTTAATCATTTTCACCAAGAAATGAGATTGGAAATTTTTTGAGTTAAAACCAAAATACTAGTATgactaatattataaaatacttgATAAGTTTAACGGTACAATCATAATACATCCATTGTAAAATAGCCAGTACATACACAACTGCACATTAGTTTAACAGTGTTTTTTAATATTAACTGTTATACCTCCCAGTCCTACTGTGTGCGTCTGATATGAAGTGAGTAAAACTGAATCTATATCATTACTAGAAATGTGCAAGACCAACTCTCACAGTCTTTcgtgtctctttctttctcttttcagctgtctactgacagacagacacaacaTATTGCTGCAACCCAACCCCCTCAGTTTCCTCTCCATCACCAGCCAATCAAATGCACTCTGAAAATAAACTATCCAATCATGGCAAGCAAGTGACAAGCGGGGCCCAATCACAGCTCTCCAATGTAAACCAAGCGCAGCAGCAAGGACCTGCTGGCAACCAAGGGTCAAAGGGCAGTGGGTCTGGGAACCATGGAGTCAAATCCAACCAGATTTCTCCTGGCAACCCTGGACTGAAGAGCCACAACCAATCAGGTGGTGGAGTTGGCGGGATAATGAAGACCAAGGCAAAGAGGGAAAGGAGCGTCTCCACGGACACGGGAGACCAAAGGGAGTCACTCACCCCTGTTTTGGAGCCAGATGCCAAAGGTAGGCGTAATGACCATGGTCCGTAAAGTCCGTAGACGGACTGTCTGATGATTTAAACACAAAATAGCATGTGCTTTCTCAAAACATCAGATCCAATCTGCCTGACTAGCTTTACAGATGTCTCATATTAGCAATGCATTCGGACTTCTTGATTACGcactacttttagattactttcgACCTAACTTGTGAGAAAATATTTCCATTCATTGTTCTCAACATTTCCCAAACTGGGAAAGACCTGCGGGGGTTCGTGAGGTGATGaaaactaataattaattcaatCATAAAAATATCTGATTAAACTAATTGTGTGGCCTCACCATTTTCTGAGTAATTACAGGTGACTAGTGGCTGGTGTGTGCAGTTCCATAAAACTACAAGACTTTCTGAATGTAAATAAGCAGTAGTAGTTTTTTAGGAAGGAAGATTTAAGAGAAAAAATAGAAGTATTAGAGCAAATCAATAATTTATCGATAATTTACtgccattgtgtaaataatatgagAGCATGTAGTGTATAAAAAGTAAGTTTGGTCCaaagctgcatttacttgataaaaaaatcaaaattagtGAAAaatttgatattgtgaaatattatcagagtgtaaaataacttttctattttaatacattttaaaatgtaaagtaatcCTGTGAtgacacagctgaattttcatcatcatttctccaatcttcagtgtcacatgatctgaaATTGTTGTAATATACTATTTGCTGCTCAATTACTCATGCACAATGATTTATAATGGTTCTTTTTATTATCGATGGTGAAAACCTTTgtaactatacatttttattttttttaaaatatattttatattattgtgacCCATTTAATGtgtcctaaaataaataaaataatttattgaataaaagaagaagaagaaaaatctgaCCTCACATTTTTAATCCTAGTGTGTCATGATTTCCACAGacatattaggcagcacaacacAGATAATAATACTAAGGGCCAGTTTTACGCGAAAATGCAATTCCAGAACAGCACCAGAGGGTGTGGAAATTTCTGCGGCTGATTTACTGACAATgcacaaattaaagaacacagacacaACATCTCATTTCCAGAATGACCAAAGAAAGACcaagattaaaaaaatgtgttattttggcattccaaataaattaatatgcatggaaaaaaaaatcctcttccTTCTAGCACGCTCTCTGTTCTTTGTGAGGCCTCCTCCTAGCAACAATAAAAATCCAGCCATTTCAATCTCAAAACAGTTTTTGGAAAATTGGCAAAttggaaagatttctgaaggatcatgtgacaatgaagagtaaaaaaattcagctttgaatcacaggatgaaatagatttttaaaatctattcaaatcgAAAACAGCTAATTAAATTGTACtagtatttcacattattactgtttttacggtaccttttaataaataaatgcagccttggtgagcagaagagacttgttttaaaaacacaaaaaaattgtttAGGTAGTGTATATTGAAGGTAGTGTAGGCAATTACGGAGAGGCTAGCAATAGCATGCTAGCTTTGAAAGCAAGATCCTGCCCTCCTTGCAAATCACTTTGCGAGGCCacgcctcctccaaaacacacaaacacacctaggCAGACCAGAGACTTACCTGTGACATCTTGAGAGATGGCGTTGGGTTGAATGCAGCACTGTCAGATTACCTCATGTAAAACATTACAGTACACAGCACATAATATAGCAATAATAACGCTTTTCGTTTTCCCTCGGTCTGCAGTGGAACGCACTGATGACAAATAATGTCTGCGCAAGCAGGGTGCGCGgaggtatgcaaatacatatgTTGACTGGCAGGTAGAAAAGCCAATCATAGTCCTTGGACCAAAGAATTTGATTGGACAACCGTTTTCTGGTCCTATGCCATCCAaggaatatataaatacatgttatagggctgcacgataaattgcatgcaatattcaatgtgcatcttgtcagtaaaaagccggttctgtaatcagcgtgTAGTAAATGCTTTTCCATGTGAATTCtgtgcaggtgatggagatttagcAGTGATTacggaaccggctttactgacaagatgcacattaaatatcgaATGAGGTTTATTGTGAATCTATAACATATAAGCACATTTAGACCACTGAATTGATTCCTGTTAGGATGCAAAGAGACTATCATCCAGCATAAGAAAAAATGTCACCCAAATGAATGGCATTTTTAGTTACTTTTCCCACTTTAGCTTGCTCGCAAATTTCAATTTCTTGATATTGATATTGACATCAGATATTAGTTTGTGACTCTCTGATTTTGATTCTGATATCATCCgttttatgcttattattttaaccgacttcctttttttattttttattttttgctcatgCTTGGGATGAAAAATAGCTTGCCTTTTCCTGTCTGAGTGGACAGAATATGCAGTAATGTGGACCAGACTTTATGGCAATAATTAAAACTCAGCCTATGAGAGACTTGcataacgcacacacacacacatgatactCAATATGTAGTGCACAACCAAACTCGCTTCACTCATCTATCACTGTATCTCTCGATCAACAAtctaaaaaaggcaaaaaatctGGAATTCCCCTTTCAACTGGAAACAGAGTAAAGATGAAACTGGCTGTTTTCAGCAAACCCAAAATGCCCTGACCTTTCTGagcattttctgtgtgtgtgtatgcatgctaATATGTGTGTATCAGATGTTATGCTCCTAGAACAGCACCAAATGCGCAAAATGCTTGTGTTTTCCTGTTGGTTGTCCTGTTGTGTGTGTCACTCACTAATTGAGCGGGGGTTGAGAGAGACTCTGCGCTCAGACAGGAAGTAGAATAGAGCGGGGTGGAGAGACTGAGGGGGAGGGAGACTCTATTAGCAACAAGTTCCTGAATGTCAACAGGTCCCttactgtgcacacacacacacacacacacacacacacacacacacacacaagttcccTTATGTGGTTTTGTGATTCTGACAAAAACATGTCCGTGTAATGTTTCACACCAACGCCAAAGGAAAAAACaactataaaattattatattttgcaggaagagatttttttttcccctaagACAGTTAAGTAGAGTTTTCACTCAAATTaccttattgtaattttttttccccccatcatTAATATTGATCATTGCgttttcattaattaataataattattaatcatttaattaatttcttatttttccaTGTGTCctattaaaagtaaaaacaaatctttttaatttatctaatttattAAATTTCATTATTTTGGAATGTcgtattgcacatttttattaaataatatatatttttttaatttttacttttcttttaaaatttgtattattaacaaaaaaaaagtgaataatacAAATTTGAAAAGAATGTAAGTGAACAAACTTTTTATCAGTAGGTCTATGCTATTATATTTAATTGTtgcaaaaatttaattatttaatggttaaaaaattaaaatgtataatacgaCGGTCcgaaataatgaaatgaaatgtaataaattagataaatgaaAAAGATTTGCCAGGATCATCATGGAAGGAGGCCttcaccaaaatgaaaatgcGGTCATCATTGAAGAGCTGTTCACaccttaactttttttattttttttttggtgcatgtCAGCGGTTGCTATACAGATCGGATGCTAGTCTGCGTTTCTAGTCCTGGTTGCCTTAGTAACAGTTATGAATGCCACTACAGATAAGATGCTGTTCAGTGTCAGTCCATGTTAACCAGGTTTTATGCCActgaaaatgaacattctgtaaGGAGAGTTAGATATAAAATGCAGCAATGCAAAATGTATCATATCAAAGATGTAAGAATGAACTTGTGATGTCACTGACAGCGCGGTAGTATTTGAATGTGTGCAAGTGAATTACTAAATTACAATAATGGCAACTGTACATGGTGAGAACATGCTTAATTGTCATAATAATGCATATTATCTATGCAAAATATACCACCTTATACTTTCTTTTGATTTGGGTTGAAATCTGAACAAAGCATGTTGCTGACAAGACTCGAGATTCAGCCAAACTGCTGCTGTCCAATATAAAAAGCAATAACAGGTCTTCTCTTCCTGGATTGCGGAGGCGTGTTTTTcttttcacagtgtgtgtgccATTTCTTTTTGTTTGGTTCATTGTGCAgttcttattttatttccatttgcCCGGTGCTTTGTGCATGTGATGTGTGTATTAGAGCGAGAGATCAGGGGAAATAACGGGGCAATAGAGTGATTTAGAGAAACTGAGTCATCTGGGCTTCCTGTAATAGCACTGAAACTCTTTTGTGTGTgcatacacactctcactcttTCACACCTGGCTGAAAGTTAGAAGGTGGGATAATTATAGTTCAAAATAGAATAGAATCTTTTTTTTAGgaactatttgaaaaaaatatattaaaaatctttttatatgcatgcatgtgcttgcatttatatatatgtaataaatatacatcatatacacatatataatgtaaacaaaaacttttattttggatgcgattaatcgcgattaatcgtttgacagcactagttgaAATTTTAAGTATTACAATTCATTGTAGTACACACAAATATTTTATCATGTTAATTCAAAGGAAAAtacttctaaaaataaatatttttttcacaattgtaATGATCAACTTtgttagttacatttttttttttacacatattttttaactgtaaaagttattaaatataaaattatcagAACAAATTTTCCTAATAATATGGAGGAACGATTAATTCTACTTTTAGTTTTGGTTAAAAATAATGGTGGAGAGGATCAGAAACAGGGAAGTGAGAACTTTATTTACTTAAGCTCTTCTTCAGGGAACAGtttcttttgttttgtctttctctctctctctctttctctgcataTATTGTTCCCTCGATAGAAAAGCAAACAGAAAGGCATTCAAATGAAATGCAAGTCACCCATCCACTTCAGACCACTCGACTGCCACACCTGGAAAGAGCCAATGATTAAAGAGAAAGTAGACCAGAGAGAGAGCTGACTCACTCATTTACGTAAACTGATGTCTGCTGGGAACAAAAGAGGATGCAGAAAAGGTCAGCTCTTTATCTCTGCCCGCCGCCAACACGGCGTGCGCAGGCCGAGGACACAACAACCGAACGctgtgctctctctccctctcttgttTTCTACCTCACTGTGTCTGGTATTCAAGGTTAGGGGATGTTTCAAGGCTTTGGAGGCCTTGTGTGTCCTCTCATTCCGTTTAAATGCCAAAACATTTCTGGAGTTTGTGAGATTGCAATGcgttttaaattagctttttgaGACCAGTTGTGTGCGTTGGCTTATATCAGTGTGGATAGAAACCATACTGtcttatataaatgtgtgtaattgATTCTAAATATGTTTACATTGCTGCATCTTTGTGTTTTTTATAATGGTGTCCAGTAGAGGGAGTGATGCGCAGCAAGCGCCGGTGTGTGCTGGAGAGAAAGCAGCCGTACAGTGGTGATGAATGGTGCTCAGGGGCCGAaactgaggaagaggatgagaaaCCCCTTTCTGCCTCTCACCGTGAgttcacatacaaacacacacacacacacacacacacacacacacacacacacacacacacacacacacacacataaggtaCAACTTGCCAGTATGAACCTTTACATAAATACTGTCTTGTAAACCTTAATGAATGTTTCTTCCTGTAGACTGTTTACACAAACGTCTGGTAGACGCCGCTGTTGTAAAAACACACACGGCTGTTGATTCggtgtaaaaatgaaaaaaatatatacatgcatgcatgcatacatacataattttacccacctgatttaaaaaatataatattaacactatactttgtgttatattatactggcattacattaaaaaattttttataataaaataaaataaaaaaactggctCATGGCTGTTTTTTATACAGCAGCTGATGGAGTGATGACAAATTGGACATCTTTTTCTCTTTTGACCGACATAATctattttttttggtaacactttattttaaggaccaattctcactattaacatgTATGCATATTATTAGGGTATTGGCGTTTTATAAAGTaagcaaatattaatatattgccatacactgccttattctgcatgaccattttttagatcccttaatccaacCTTAACACATACCTAAATAACTATTAATTAGCAGCAAATTAATAAAGAGGaatcaaatggaaaaaaaaattaatttagttgtaatggcacaaaaaaaaaaatattatgaaaggGGACCATCTTGCACACCCATTGGGGCAAAATCACCCCCTAAACCAGAGACATCTTACCCCAatttataaaaacacacaaacaaataattaaatacatgacTAGACAAAAAGTTCATCAAGGAAAACTTTGTCGTCAAAGGAAAGCGTGAACAGAAAATGAGTTTTATTAGCTTAAAGTTTGAATGTTGACGGATAGACAAGCCAACACAACTACTTTTCTAAATGCACACCATTTAGACCTTGGCCAACCATCAGATATTAAAGCAGTCATTCGTCTTCCGCTGCAACACTTCACACCTATACACTCCTAGATTGCTTTAGTGTCACCTTCAAAGCTTCACATtctctgtgtttttgtgtctGAGTCTGGTTGTGCATCTGTCGGTTGCTGACCACAATCCCGGAGTGTATGCATGCACACGCTGCACTACCTGCTATTCTGTGCTCGACAGAATCTGTGAAAGAAACATGTGAAAACTAGGTTGCATagcaaacaaaaaacagataTAAACACAAACAGCCCTACTAATGGTTATGAACTGAAATGCTGCTTCCATGTCAATCCATATAAAAGAAATAAAGGTATACGTATAAAATGTAGCAGTGCATAATGCATCTGGGATTCAACGCTTGCTGAGTTTATCTATGCTGACAGCACTTCAATTTCATTGAATATCGTATGTATCAAGTGTATGAAACTACCACCGCATTACAATAAAGAGAATTAAGGTGGTGTGAACATGATCAGTTgtcataaaaatgtatatcatttgAAACTAGTTATAATTCTgggtttctttcttttgattttggggtgaaatatgactaGGACACGTTCCTGACAGGTCACAGGTCACATTCCCCCAAACATACTGAGGCATACTGTATGAAGACTTGTTTGCATAGgccaaaaagagaaagaaaaatagaaatgtgtcttaaagggatagtccaacCAAAAAGAAGGTTTTGTCTTCATTTAAAGACACTCATGTCTACCCAAACCCTGTATTgactttattttgtggaacacgAGAAGTTTCTCTGATTGTCAGCCTTTGGCACAATTAACCTTCGCTGTTTAATATAAAAAGGGATGCAATGGAAATGAATGGTAACTAGCTGGAAATAATGCCTAAACCTCCTTGTGCGGGGTGGTTTGGAGAACtatcaggagaaaatgatgaAACTTCAGCTCATGTCTGACAATTGACATACAGTTATTGATAAAACAGTAGAAAACTTGGGGCAACAGTCAGCTGTATTGCACTTCTGTTTATGATATTTTTCTATCCCAGCGAGTTCACTATTACTCAACTAGTATGGGTTTAGTATGGTTCCTAAGGCATTAACTACAACTTAGTGACATTTGTATATGAAAAAGCAGTTGAAATATTATACTTTTAAAACTGTATTGTAGGCAATTGAATGTGAACTTGCCACTTAATAGTAATAGAGGTATGACATTGAGCTTTTAAAGCTATTGTCCTCTTGTGAAGTAAGTTCAGCCTTCCTTATCTGTGTATAGACACGTGACTGAAGGTGTGTCATGAAACATTACCTGCATAAGCACAACACAACACCCCTTAAAAACTCTGTATTGTCCTTTAAGGAAAATGTCCCGTTCTGTAACCTTGACTTTGCCTGAGTCATATCAAAATTTTAAAGACATTAAGATTaatcaaagttttaaaaaaaaatcattttgtgtgACATTCATGAGACCGAAACATGGCCTGTTTGTTTCTCATTTTGTACAGATCTTCAGTGTGTCATATCTGCCCACATAAATTTATGACGTAAATGCTCAGCCATCAGACATTCATAATAGAACCAAAGGTCTGGGAAGTTTTCTGTGGGATTTAGCTCCTCCTTGTGGTTTTCTGGAAATGTTTATTGTGGTAAACAAACATTTAGGTCATTGgattgatatttcattataattataatattctgacagtttttaatatttatgattaatagtaaataattataataaataatatttcagatgtatttgataaatgaaaagaaaaatagtacTTTACCTTCTCTTAAAATAATGGTTGGGCATTCATGTTCACAAGTGAATCACTGTTTCCAGtgtttgtaatgtaaaatgttattttgtcccccccccccaaaaaattgaCATATGATAACAAGTGACCcatctaaaatgtataaaaactgtgATAACTTTTCCgccattacaaatatttttttagcactcgttcacatttttatttcttctcACAGGTGAGCATGTGATCTGTCCTAGTCAGGGCCACTCTGGTTCATCTGCCACAGGCCATGTTAGTGATCCAGGAGGTCCAGCACTAAGTGGACCTGGTATTCGCACAGATCTACATCCTCGTCCCCCTCAGCAAGTAGTGTATGTCTTCACCACCAGCCTAGCCAACAGGTCAGTATGATTGCTTTGCTCCGTGTTAATAGTCTCTGCAGCTTGACAATCTGTTTTGAACAAATGGGATATTTACCATACGTTGCCATGTCTAAGCCGGAAATTTCTGTGAAAGCCACAACAAAGGAGATCATTTATATGCACGTATCATCTAAGCAGCCAGTTTTCCACCACAATCTTTTAACCGGTGTAGGAGTGTGCTTTTACAAGCCATTGTCATGTGACTGAATAGAAAACTATTAAAATCATAGGAAACTGTTTTTCCCCCTAATTTCTTTGTTGTTAAGTAGATTTAacaacccttttttttttgttctgcagtGCTGCAGAAGCAGTGATGCATGGCCACACAGACTCCATCCTCTTGTATCACCAGCAGAATGTCCCTCGTACCAAGCTGGATCAGGTCTGTCTATATGTATAGAGACACGGTGTGCCTACATGTCTTCATATATAGTTGCTAAATTACATGggtttgtttatgtttgtaaGTAGAGTGGAAAAATGGTCTCACAGCATCCACATTTGCAGGTGCATGGTGGCAAGGCACTGTATTTGTTTAAATGGCTATTTAAATCACAATGCTTATCtttgttcctgtttctgttttgATGAGGAACAGTACAGTTTTACAGTCTTTTGTGATGTATTGACCTGAGAATAATAATGCCATTAACAGCacccatttctttctctctttcctttttttttttttttgtatttgtctaAGCAGTCTTCTGGCATTGGAAAACTCTCCAACCTGACAGAGCAGATCAGCTCTAGTCACAGTCCTCCCATTGGCACACCCAAATCCCAAAGTGGTACACCTCGGCCAGGTTCTGTTGGTGGAGTTGTTGGTGGACACCTCCAAGGCACCAGCACTCCTTCTTCTACAGGGCATCCAGATGGTGAGCCAGCCCAAACCCTCCGAGGAGGAGGAACATCAAACAGCATCAACCGCTCTGCAGTTCATTCACTGGGCCAAGGAAGTTCCGGCCCACAGTCTGTGGGAGTTTCAGGACCAGACAGAGTGGACAGGCCAGGTACTATTGCCCACCATGGTGCAGGTGTGTCTCCTTCGTCAAGTCCCTCTCTATTATCTGTATGCCATCAGAGCGAACTGGGCCAACGTGGAGGGCCAGGAAACACAGATGGCCTCTCTAAGGAGCAGTTGGAACATCGTGAACGCTCTTTACAGACTCTTCGAGACATTGAGAGGTTACTTCTCCGTAGTGGAGCCAGTGCAGGCCATGAGGAACCTAATGGTAATCCTAATGGCACTAatgttaataacaataatagtaatgatGGAGGTAGAGGTTTGCAAGATGGTGAGAATGGTGTGGGGGATAGCAACAATGCTGGTATAACTGGTATGCCCCCTGTTGGTGGAATAAAAAAGTATGAGGAGCCGTTACAGTCCATCATCTCACAGACACAGAATCTTGGTGGGCCTGGATTGGATGACTCACTGATGGGCTCACACCATGTTATGCCACCTCATTCCCACCACCTATCCTCACCCTCAGGGTTAGACATGGGGCCCCTTATGGGACCTGAAGGTGTAACACCAGAGCAGCTAGCTTGGAGGAAGCTTCAAGAAGAATACTACCAGGAGAAAAGGCGGCAACACGACATGAACCCCCACCAACATCCCCAGCATTTCCGCATGATGCCAGAGATGGGCATGCCTGGGGGGCCTCAAATGCTGATGAGGGGACCCCCACCACCATATCATAGTAAACCCGGTGACCAACAGTGGGGGCCAGGGCCAATGGTAGGGGGAGGAATGGGAGGGAATTCACGACTAAAAGACATGCATCAGGAAGGTCCTCGAGGGCCAAGGTTTCTTGGACAGATGCGAGGTCCTTCAGGGGGTGGGGGTTACCCAGAAGGTCCTGGAGGAATTATAGGTATGGAGGGGTTGGGTCCTCAAAGACCTCCAAGGCCAGGCATGGGTTGGCTAGAAGAGATGCCTCCAAACATGAGTGGTGGAGGCCCATTTCATGGGTGCTATCCACCAGGGGGGCCTGGGGGACCTCCCCAGCCCTTTCAGGGTGATTTGGATCGCCCCATAACACGGGAAGAGATGTTCCGCAGACTCCATAGATTGGACTTGCAGCAGTTATCCAGACAGCAACAGCAGGCAGGGCTTGGAGGTCCTAGGATGATGGATAATACTGGGGGACCAGGCTTCCCCAATCCTGGAATGGGAGGAGGCCCGCCCTCCCGTAGTGATCCAATGGACTTTCCTGGTTCTCGGACTATAATGGGCTCTCCTATTGGTGGAGTAGGCAGTGATGGTGGCCCCACAATGAGAGACATAGTTGACTCTCCTTTAGGGGGTAGCCTAAATATGAATATGGGCATGAATATGAATCCACAGGGGCAGCAGTTCTTGGTTCAGAAGCTGAGGGGGGGTCCTGGAATTGGCGGACCACTTGGGGAGATGTTGAACCCTGATGACATCTCCCGCATTAGGGCTTCACAGAATGGCCGGGGTGGTGCTAACAAAGGAATGATCCCTGGCCCAGATGGACCTCTTCAGTTTTCTAACCAGAGCTCATTTCCTGGTAGCCAGGGTGATGGCTCATATATGCAGCAGCCAGGGCCTGATATGTTTGGACCAGACCAGCCAGGTCC is a genomic window containing:
- the bcl9l gene encoding B-cell CLL/lymphoma 9-like protein isoform X2 — its product is MHSENKLSNHGKQVTSGAQSQLSNVNQAQQQGPAGNQGSKGSGSGNHGVKSNQISPGNPGLKSHNQSGGGVGGIMKTKAKRERSVSTDTGDQRESLTPVLEPDAKVEGVMRSKRRCVLERKQPYSGDEWCSGAETEEEDEKPLSASHREHVICPSQGHSGSSATGHVSDPGGPALSGPGIRTDLHPRPPQQVVYVFTTSLANSAAEAVMHGHTDSILLYHQQNVPRTKLDQSSGIGKLSNLTEQISSSHSPPIGTPKSQSGTPRPGSVGGVVGGHLQGTSTPSSTGHPDGEPAQTLRGGGTSNSINRSAVHSLGQGSSGPQSVGVSGPDRVDRPGTIAHHGAGVSPSSSPSLLSVCHQSELGQRGGPGNTDGLSKEQLEHRERSLQTLRDIERLLLRSGASAGHEEPNGNPNGTNVNNNNSNDGGRGLQDGENGVGDSNNAGITGMPPVGGIKKYEEPLQSIISQTQNLGGPGLDDSLMGSHHVMPPHSHHLSSPSGLDMGPLMGPEGVTPEQLAWRKLQEEYYQEKRRQHDMNPHQHPQHFRMMPEMGMPGGPQMLMRGPPPPYHSKPGDQQWGPGPMVGGGMGGNSRLKDMHQEGPRGPRFLGQMRGPSGGGGYPEGPGGIIGMEGLGPQRPPRPGMGWLEEMPPNMSGGGPFHGCYPPGGPGGPPQPFQGDLDRPITREEMFRRLHRLDLQQLSRQQQQAGLGGPRMMDNTGGPGFPNPGMGGGPPSRSDPMDFPGSRTIMGSPIGGVGSDGGPTMRDIVDSPLGGSLNMNMGMNMNPQGQQFLVQKLRGGPGIGGPLGEMLNPDDISRIRASQNGRGGANKGMIPGPDGPLQFSNQSSFPGSQGDGSYMQQPGPDMFGPDQPGPPHMSNTSRLSHIPMNPGSRGTDLGARHPPDLPISVNQMGSPAIPQSHQLKSPSLSQEPSPLMPSPSAAGLKSPSQLPQGGPTHPPAPAASGAGTPSSTSIKSPQVMVPSLGLRSPSGSPGHLKSPTMPVASPGWIASPKNTMPSPGGPSSVKVAGNGGSTSTDTGMSLPPRSSNSTPISQPSNSINPSMPFTSSQDAPPSQNPLSLIMSQMSKYAMPSSTPLYHDAIKTIATSDDEMLTDRPLLPGINMSGNMGNHQSTQMLLNSQGSMGPHSGPQSPMGMVLQGVPQLSHDPSGPMLPSPNPMGMPGMTSAIIGGGGGPPDGIGPCNLSPMHPQNQMGGFPRMQGPLHSPISGMGQQYPQRPEEVLQPQHMHLLSKGMSHQRPPLQPDSFPSMPMGDGPDLSEVIRPTHTGIPEFDLSRIIPADKPSSTLQYFPKSEAMSQPQQNPHQGQLPPQASSAQLLKQLSSSGPPHSNVPSSNPHIANLQNMMAEQQLPLHPSHSHCGMRPGMGMPQIGSRGMGSGGGMGPICHPGHMMGRTVMSPQQQQQLQQQHHHQQQQAMMANNLLQHPSHPPRGMLSPHQHPHNLMAQQNLMMMQAKQRGMTLPGEHFGQQGALMSPQGPMMGPPHSQSVMMGPQSLRQRSMSLDSPLGYGPGSMANMPF